In Listeria monocytogenes, the following proteins share a genomic window:
- a CDS encoding dihydroorotate dehydrogenase, which translates to MNRLAVEIPGLSLKNPIMPASGCFGFGQEYSKYYDLNELGAIMAKAVTPEPRLGNPTPRVAETASGMLNAIGLQNPGLEHVLAHELPFLEQFETPIIANVAGATEDDYVQVCARIGESKAVKAIELNISCPNVKHGGIAFGTDPEVAHRLTKAVKNVATVPVYVKLSPNVADIVSIAQAIEAAGADGLTMINTLLGMRIDLKTRKPIIANGTGGLSGPAIKPVAIRMIHQVRAVSNIPIIGMGGVQTVDDVLEFLIAGADAVAVGTMNFTDPFICPKLISELPKRMDELGISSLQELKKERANQ; encoded by the coding sequence ATGAACCGATTAGCTGTAGAAATTCCCGGATTATCGCTCAAAAATCCGATTATGCCAGCATCAGGATGTTTTGGCTTCGGACAAGAATATAGCAAATACTATGATTTAAATGAACTTGGCGCGATTATGGCCAAAGCCGTGACGCCAGAACCTAGACTCGGAAATCCCACCCCACGAGTAGCGGAAACCGCAAGCGGAATGCTGAATGCAATCGGCTTACAAAATCCAGGTCTAGAGCATGTTTTAGCGCACGAGCTCCCATTTTTAGAACAATTTGAAACACCGATTATCGCTAATGTGGCGGGTGCGACGGAGGATGATTATGTCCAAGTCTGCGCCCGAATTGGTGAATCAAAAGCCGTGAAAGCAATCGAACTCAATATTTCCTGTCCAAATGTAAAACACGGGGGTATCGCATTTGGAACAGACCCGGAAGTTGCGCACCGTTTAACGAAAGCCGTGAAAAATGTTGCAACTGTGCCAGTTTACGTGAAATTATCACCGAATGTAGCGGATATTGTTTCCATCGCGCAAGCAATTGAAGCAGCTGGAGCAGACGGACTGACGATGATTAACACCTTACTTGGCATGCGTATTGATTTAAAAACAAGAAAACCAATCATCGCAAATGGAACAGGTGGACTGTCTGGCCCAGCGATTAAACCGGTGGCTATTCGGATGATTCACCAAGTCCGCGCGGTAAGCAATATCCCTATCATTGGCATGGGCGGCGTGCAAACAGTAGATGACGTACTAGAATTCTTGATTGCCGGAGCAGATGCAGTCGCAGTAGGCACGATGAATTTTACCGACCCATTCATTTGCCCAAAATTAATTAGTGAACTACCAAAAAGAATGGATGAACTCGGTATTTCTTCCCTACAAGAACTTAAAAAGGAGCGAGCA